From one Triticum urartu cultivar G1812 chromosome 3, Tu2.1, whole genome shotgun sequence genomic stretch:
- the LOC125548639 gene encoding uncharacterized protein LOC125548639, with protein MGATEPSSAPPHRPVSMSACMPSPSWSPPGPGGRHRAAVVVRRLQVAARDAIPGVGWCGHRAWRKLLRRLAQETRCICSSPAPPSRPSTFGYDAVSYAKNFDDGRPHAPHALHCAAADKPARR; from the coding sequence ATGGGCGCCACTGAGCCGTCGTCCGCGCCACCGCACCGCCCCGTCAGCATGTCGGCGTGCATGCCGTCCCCCTCGTGGTCGCCGCCCGGCCCCGGCGGCCGGCACCGCGCCGCCGTCGTGGTGCGGCGCCTGCAGGTGGCGGCGCGCGACGCCATCCCGGGCGTGGGCTGGTGCGGGCACCGGGCCTGGCGCAAGCTGCTGCGGCGGCTGGCGCAGGAGACCCGGTGCATCTGCAGCTCCCCGGCGCCGCCGTCCAGGCCCAGCACCTTCGGCTACGACGCCGTCAGCTACGCCAAGAACTTCGACGACGGGCGCCCCCACGCGCCCCACGCCCTCCACTGTGCCGCCGCCGACAAGCCGGCCCGCCGCTGA